From a region of the Tursiops truncatus isolate mTurTru1 chromosome 2, mTurTru1.mat.Y, whole genome shotgun sequence genome:
- the ZFP36L1 gene encoding mRNA decay activator protein ZFP36L1, whose protein sequence is MTTTLVSATIFDLSEVLCKGNKMLNYSPPGAGGCLLDRKAVGTPAGGGFPRRHSVTLPSSKFHQNQLLSSLKGEPAPALSSRDSRFRDRSFSEGGERLLPTQKQPGSGQVNSSRYKTELCRPFEENGACKYGDKCQFAHGIHELRSLTRHPKYKTELCRTFHTIGFCPYGPRCHFIHNAEERRALAGARDLSADRPRLQHSFSFAGFPSAAATAAATGLLDSPTSITPPPILSADDLLGSPTLPDGTNNPFAFSSQELASLFAPSMGLPGGGSPTTFLFRPMSESPHMFDSPPSPQDSLSDQEGYLSSSSSSHSGSDSPTLDNSRRLPIFSRLSISDD, encoded by the exons ATGACCACCACCCTCGTGTCTGCCACCATCTTCGACTTGAGCGAAGTTTTATGCAAG ggtAACAAGATGCTCAACTACAGTCCTCCCGGTGCCGGGGGCTGCCTGCTGGACAGGAAGGCGGTGGGCACCCCTGCCGGTGGGGGCTTCCCCCGAAGGCACTCGGTCACCCTGCCCAGCTCCAAGTTCCACCAGAACCAGCTCCTCAGCAGCCTCAAGGGCGAGCCAGCTCCAGCTCTGAGCTCTCGGGACAGCCGCTTCCGAGACCGTTCCTTCTCAGAAGGGGGCGAGCGGCTGCTGCCCACCCAGAAGCAGCCGGGGAGCGGCCAGGTCAACTCCAGCCGCTACAAGACGGAGCTGTGCCGTCCCTTCGAGGAGAATGGAGCCTGTAAGTACGGCGACAAGTGCCAGTTCGCGCACGGCATCCACGAGCTCCGAAGCCTGACCCGCCACCCCAAGTACAAGACGGAGCTGTGCCGTACCTTCCACACCATCGGCTTCTGCCCATATGGGCCCCGCTGCCACTTCATCCACAACGCTGAGGAGCGCCGTGCCCTGGCCGGGGCCCGGGACCTCTCTGCTGACCGTCCCCGCCTCCAGCATAGCTTTAGCTTTGCTGGGTTTCCCAGTGCCGCTGCCACCGCCGCTGCCACGGGGCTGCTGGACAGCCCCACGtccatcaccccaccccccatcctgaGCGCCGATGACCTCCTGGGCTCGCCCACCCTGCCCGATGGCACCAATAACCCCTTCGCCTTCTCCAGTCAGGAGCTGGCGAGCCTCTTTGCCCCTAGCATGGGGCTGCCCGGGGGTGGCTCCCCAACCACCTTCCTCTTTCGGCCCATGTCTGAGTCCCCTCACATGTTTGActctccccccagccctcagGATTCTCTCTCGGACCAGGAGGGCTACCTGAGCAGCTCCAGCAGCAGCCACAGTGGCTCAGACTCCCCCACTTTGGACAACTCAAGACGCCTGCCCATTTTCAGCAGACTTTCCATCTCAGATGACTAA